The Quercus robur chromosome 3, dhQueRobu3.1, whole genome shotgun sequence DNA segment ctaaagtagattaaagaatataaaaaattatcaacctaaagcaaagatacaagaaaaataaaaaataaaaatccactcaaaaattgtgtgtgtgtgtgagagagagagagagagaaccttttttttgtaagggaaaactatgcatggaatgaatgagatagtgacaaatttatagtaagagagtgtgaataagaagagacaaaaatagaggaagatgaagggaaagatgaagaatgatattaatgtagagagtagtggggagatgagaaggtgggagaatgagagaaggagaaaggttagagaagtagtggggagatgaaaaggtaagggagggagaaaggttggagaagtgtaaatctgaaataaaaaaaaattataaataattataagaaaatgaaaaaaaaaaaaaaaaaaaaaagatgatgatgtgGACGTTGACGTGGCTCAACGTGAGCGTAGCAGTattaaacgctacgcttcagcttttagtaatatattgattaagTTAATTGGCTTGTACTTCAGTGTACTGTGTTTAGATTTCTACTCTATTATAAAAAGAATTTGTTCTATATTTAGCTAAATATCTTCAAATCCGTCTTCTCATACTTATGAAAAGGGGAACACAATCTAAATCCATGAGAAGGAATACTTAGTTGAGGCACATGAATCCGTGCATTATTTCTTTTCAATGTACTTTTCATTGCTGTTGTGGATGGTGCTATTTATGACTCCAAAGCATTCAAGAATGCTTGAAGTAGTGCTTGCCAAGCCAAAAGGTTTGCAATGCTTGTTCCACCCAAATATTCATTCCTTCATGGTACAAACTACAATTTTCAAGGGGCCTTGTAAATCCCATCTCATCCTTCTGGTTGTGTTAGTAATATAGTTATAagctgagattttttttttttttttttgctttaagcCTGTTGGTTGATTTTGAGATGAAAAACTTGCTTTTTGGCTTGATAATTTGAAGATTGATGGAACTCTTATGGAACCAGATGGATTTGGAGTAATGGTCGCCAAAAACTGCACGCAAGAGAGTCTGATCTTCATACGTATTAGGTGATGTTATTGCACAGGGCTGGTCTTATAGATGGCAGATGAGAGAAATGGTGGAATATTCATGGCAGGCATGGAAATTGagccttttttatttctaattatACCTCATTAATGTTGACATCCTATATTAATGGAATAAATATTGATAATGCTTTAGGATGCAAACAAAAGTAgcttgaaatttattttggatgTTAAACTCTGTAGAAGTTCTTTCATTGAAGTTTTTTACTAATGCCAGCCATAAGTTTTGCTTCTAGTTCTGATTTGAAAGTAAGGGGACTTGAGCTATGATCAGCCCCGagttttattttggatttgatcattttcaaaatatccaTTTAGAATTGGTTAGCATAAAATCACTTGTTGATAGTCTCAACACGGATGAAAttcaataatttgaaaatatacaATTCATTCAAATCCACTGGCATATTATTTCACAAGCTCTCAAATCCTTGTTCTTGTCTTCCCtatgtattttctattttaaaaagttatacttTTTGGGTTTATACCTTCAATGCAGGTGATGATTGTATTGGAATACAATTTGGATATAAGGAATGATACATGCAGCCAAAGTCTTGGAATTAGGTCATTCACTGCTTGATTCTAATTTTATTTGCTGAAAATATAGTCTGCATTAAAATTGCAAGTTGTAAAAAAGTCATCCTTCAAAATTACTACCATTACCATACCAACACCCAAGGGTCATCACTTTTGGGTTTATATGCACTTCTCGTTATCTAATAGAATGTGATGTAGTAGAAAACTTCATTGTTTGTCCTTTCTTCATTGTAGTATAAAATTCAGAGGTTACCAGTCTAAAGCTAGGTATCAATTTGCACAAATTTTAATCCACTTTTGCTTAATTAAGTGGCAAAAAATTTGTCACTAGTCCCTTTCTCTGACTGAATCCTTGTACCTATGCAGCATTTGGCAGTCTTAGCAGAGATAAATCCCAAGCCAGCATTTCAAACAGTGAGGAACTCAATCATCAAACACTACTGATGTTCGGATCAAAACATGGCAAGGTGGCTCTGGTGTTGTATCCAAAGTGACCTTCCACAACATTCACATGGACACCATTCAAAACCCAATTATTTAAACCAATACTACTGCCTCTGTGAAAAGTGCCCCAACCATACCTTTTCACTTACCATTTCTGATGCATCATACAAGAACACATATGGTGCTTGTGACATAAGAACCCTGCCTATGCACAATTCAAAGCCATGCAGAAATGTTACAATTTTGGGAGTTGCATTGCTTCCTGCCCAAGGATAGGAACATATGAATCCATTTTGCTGGAAAGCTTATGGCAGTATACACACAAGAACTCGTCCACTAGCTTCTTGTTTGTTCCGGATGTCCAAAAAAGCTAGCATGAGTAGAAGACGATTATGGTGATCAGTGTTAAACAATAAGCTGTAATTATGTCAAATTGATTTTGTGATTGAATAAAGAAGATCTTTGGGGTCAGGCTTCTTTCTAAGTTCAAGGTTCAAATCTCAACCCGCATCGTTTTTAGAATGTCTTTCTATGAGTTGTTtgggaattgatttttttttttcttttttttttttttgtggaaaatataTTTGCTTATTTActgaagaaccaaaaaatacTGGTTGGTGATGTTTCAGAAATATTGTTTGGAAATGCAAATCCTACTCATTATGCGAGGATTACTTTTCTTGTTGGTATAATTGTCTTTTTTGGACTTATCGATGAATATGAGTATATAGCCCTTTTCAGTTGACATATTTTCACTTGATAAGTGAATTGTCAATGAGAGTATGTAGTTGTGTAACATATTCATGGGAGGGGGTGTATTTGGATTCATTGTCAAAGACCGGGAATATTTTCTTCATTCAATGAGAATATTTGTGTAGCAATAGTGATCAAATTGAATTGATGCTTAAGTATTGCGACAAGTGGTGCATGCTAGACATCTACATAATAtctaaaaaatgaatagtagcatttattattattacgcTCTTGTTAAGCCACATCATCGTAGCattttggttcattttggttattttaataattttggactaattggaccttaaattgatttttattataagtTGCCTTTTCAGTTTGGGgctcaaaaattctttttctttttcttttttccttaatttttaggttggaaagtatgaaattttattatatttgtgccaaactctttagttttgggttaaaaaaaatacaaacaaaatagataCTAGAAGTTAGAGATATGGGCCTAAAAATGTAATAAACATGATAAATATTCACTAGATTACATTAAAATTCCAATTCCAATAATAgacattatactttttttttttttttttaaatgttacaattctaaacatatataataatttaaacttaatataACATGTTACATGTGTTCCAGGAGATGGggatgtacatttttttttttttaatattctttgaTATGTTCAAATTAGTCAACTGATCAtggtatattttttaaaaaatctttttaataacatcttctccatttatattacattttgcatatataaaacttataaaaattgaaaataattatttaatttatgtattgttgttgaatgcaaaatacactatttaacttataaattttacattatattcttataaaatacttatattacatttttctaTATATCGCGTAGATTTGCAACCAGTAGAACAGTGTTTATGCATTTATGTTTaagttgaaaaagaagaaggaaaaagagtGAATACAAACTTTGTCAAAAAGTTTGGCATGCGGATACTTAGAGAATCAAGTGAGAAGGATTTGAGAATCTGGAAGTGACTTCACGTAGGGGGCACGGAACTTGAAGTCCAAAGAATATGTTGAtgtggtctctctctctctctctctctctctctctcaattatcTACAAACTGTGTAAAATAGGACACAATGGGTGGGTGGTGCACCAATAGTCATAGAAGGCTGCTGTTAATGTTTTCCCCCatttagagaagaaaaattgaCTATTTgttgcattttgttttaaaataatgaataattcTAGCATATTTAGAATCATAATTGCTGGGGTATACAGCTAGAGggttttttcaacccaacccgTTAAGGTCTTGTTATACTTGAATGTTTCAtctcttgtaaaaaaaaaattatattttcatgaactatttaagtttttttaataataaactattaaaattcacataatATGTCTAAATTATATTCCGAAACTAATCTAAttctcaaaataccaaaaaatgaattaaactaaaatattaaaataaggttaatatatatgtgtgcgtgtgtgtgtgatagatcaaataaatgaattaaaaacatagaaataaaaacaatcaaCCTGAATCTAAGActccaaataaaatttcaacccaacccacaaaAACCAACCCAATGCGTCGGTTTCGTCAGATTGGTGGATTAGATGCACACCCTTAATATCatactttgtttttgtttttaaaccaAATATCTTCTAGGTTATTCAACCAAAGAATACCTTGATGGGCATAGCAATTCAGCCAAAAACATTGACAAATGACCTCACAAGTTAGGAAGAGCAatcatacccaaaaaaaaaaaagttaggaaggggaaaagtacaaagaaaaaatgGGTTATTGAAAAACTCACAGTTTCCCTCTTTTTAGAGTCACCACCACaccaacctctctctctctctctctctctctctctctctctctctctctctctctctctctctctctctctctctctctctctctctctctctctccccccagAAGTAGgggaaattatattttgaacctGAAAATTGCAAATGtaatgtaacaaattaaatcttaaagtttttaaaagtaacaaattaaatttcaGCCCATCTAAATTGAATGAAATTGTGTTTGGGGTTTAATATGgactcaagttttttttttttttttggatgagatATGGACTTAGGGCTTCATTTGTTACCTTTTCAAATCTCTgagtttaatttattatatttaaactaGGAGTTTAATTTATTACACCTATAAATAGgaatcaaaatacaattttaccATAAATGTATTATAGCAACACAAGCCACACATAAATGTTCCTCATTACAAGTGGTCAATTTGTACCATAGCAATCATCTTTGGTCAACTTTGTTAATAACTGTCACATAAAGGCAGGggacaaaaaaaatagagcagaCTTATTTTTGGACTTTTGACTAGTTGAAGAGGAAAATGCTATTCTTGGTGACTGATTTTTTTGATTGAGGTTAAAAAAGGTTATACCACTTCATGAAGTGTGTAAGGACTCGTGTGTAAGGGCACATTTGCCTAAGTGatttcgagagagagagagagagagagagatttcacATAAGCTAGTGCTTAGGAAGTGGTCACCATGCTTCAATACCATAAAGATAACATAttattcacataaaaaataatccaatACTATCACTAattattcacataaaaaaaaaaaaaatctcttatatttaaaaagaagacatgcttttcttataaaagacttccaaaaaaattttccagaATAGTGTGGAGGCTTTGTTATCAATAATTGACATTTTTGCAGCAACCTCAAGCGATAGATCTAATAGTAATGTGACAGACTAGCTAATTTAAGAAACCAAGAATAATTTGAATCTTTTAAATGAAACTAGGGAATTCATACCTTAGAGGCACAATTCAATAATTAGGTACAAATTTAATGCCCATGAAGAATCTAAAAGCTATCTAGAGCAGTAGAGCACAAATCAtactctaaagtctaaacagaCAAACATGTAAGGTGACCAACTGACCATGGTTGATCAGTCCCTAGCATCAACATTGTCGGGGGTGCTACATATATATGCCAAACCCACAAGCACAACTGACCAAATCAATCTACATACAATTATCTAAAATGGCAAGGGACACTGCTTGCAAGTGAAAATTCAGTTTATGAAGCTTATTGCTTCAAAATCATAGGATCATGCAAAACTGGCTTCATGTTCCAGGTAAGTTACTAACACAATAAAATTCTCCTGGAATTTAATTTCCATAGTAATAGATGTATTTTTTGATTAAATAAGTTTTCAATGTAAGCTATGTCTATGAGTTTCCTCATGAACTATAATTAAACAGTCCGATGACTTAATGATTAATGAAGAAACCGATCATAGCATGGTTAAAATTCACTAGGAGaacaaaatgtaaaattgaACAATTCTTTTGGTCCAAAATGAAGAATTGAGTCACATCCAATGGTCATGACTTTGTTCTCTTTATGTGAGTGTCTTTGCCTCAAATATTTCTAAGTTGGAAGACTACACAAATAATAATGGAGAACTCGGTTGTGGAACACATCCAATGGTCATCGTTAATTGAATGGTAATTCCAAAATCTGTGGGTGCACTATTGCTTTAAGTAATTCCAaagtcattattattattattatttttttttttttgttatggcCATTGTCATATATGGCAGGATTTTCGATTGAAATCGATTTGCTCAgaacattattaaaaattttggatcCACTGACAATTTATTCACCAATACGTTTAGTTGACCTATGTCAATTGTGGATGTTCAACTTTAAACAAGAACTATTATCAACCGGTTGCTAGGCCTGATGATATATTACCACTACTATGAAATGAATGCTAAAAGGTTCAAGCCCTATTTTCTACGATAACAATTATTAGGgtaattatcaaaatttgatAGGCATACCTTTGTGAACAAAGCTTGTATCATTGGTAGAATGCCATTCCCTAATTCTTTTAATGCTTTGCTGGGACTACTTCTGTTGCAGATAATGGGACTTTTGCTACTAATACAGTAATACTATACAACCCCCCTTGAGTAGTTTCTGGGCCTATGAATCTAATGGAATGTTGCCTAAATTCTATCTTATGCCAACCACACTTTGTTTGGACTAAAATAAATGTGATTTATGTTATCCAAGACGTAATCCACCGTCATTTTTCAAATGCTGAATAGATTACAAAACCAAGCAGAATCCTATCgcagccaaaaaaaagaaaaccaaagtgGGCATGACCAGGTATCAGCAAAAGAAGCTAAAGCCCCAATAAGGATATTGGTCAGTGGATGAGTTTCTTTAAAGAATATTACTTTCTTGTTGACCTACATCAAGATAATATTAGAAAATCCAAAGTGGGATGATATAATGTAATTGAATTGACACTCGGAAGGTGAAAGAATTTCTACTCGTCAACTGAAAATTCAGTTGGCACTTTTTCCATGCTAATTTATCCACCAATACTCCAAAATTTATATCCAAATAACTCCAATAACTTTTTGAACTTAAAGGTctgaaatttcctttttttttcttcataagtATATATCGTTTGCAATAATACATacccattttaaattttttttttttttttttaagattttattggGAAGTACTAATTGTGTTCTAccagaaaataaaatatctaaCAATGGCCATTGTTATTCTTGCTATCAACATATTAACTTCGATTGAACCTTTTTCAATGAAAGATTAATCATACCAGTAgcaacaataattttcattaaaagaGTTTAATCTaacaacccttttttttagtgaaaCTACTATTTTTAGCACTAAAGAAAGTGAAAGTAGTGAGAAGAACATGGGATCCCTAAATTTAGTGCTATCCATCTCAtattcttttacatttttttttttttttgagaatcgacCTCATATTCTTTTACTTGAATGCTCATATGCAGTCTCCACATTCTCAACAAAATGCTAAACTCTAAACATGGTCGGTTTCATGACATTATTATAAGTTTAGGCATGGACCGACCCACAAACGTAGCTTCCACTTAGAATTCCTACTATAAAAGTGACTTCATTTCGGCTAATTCTCTAGTATCTTCTACTCAATCATTTCTAATCTCTTGCAAGTTGTCCTAGTGCTCAAAGCGGTCACTCATACTGCTTAAGTGTATATCATACTTCCCTCAAATTCCCAGAACTGTGATTCCTTGTTGCTTTATATACTAATGTATGTGTCTAGTAGATTGTAATGACAAAATGTGTCAAAATCCAAGTTGTGTTCTCTGAATTTCAAAAGTGTGAACTTGGCTGTGTCTAGTGAAAAGACCTACTCTAGCATAGCAAAGATCTATAAGTAGCtgaatatattttattccaaTTGCCCTTGTCCCATGTTAAAGCCATAACAGAGATGATACTCCCTAGGATTCTCATTCTTGTTTGCCTTTTCTCATCATGTGTCTCTTTTCCTCTAATTCAAGACAAACTGAATAGTTACACAAAACAGAAGCATTTGCACACAATATCAAGAATTTCATTACCACCTGATCCTGCACCTGAGGCAGTTAGCCCAAGTTACAATGTGGATTCTGCTAGTAATATAACTACTTTCAATGTACAATCTTTTGGTGCCATTGGGGATGGTGTCACTGATGACACACAAGCATTCAAAATGGCCTGGGACACTGCTTGCCAAGCTGAAAAATCAGGAATTCTTCTTGTTCCTAAGGGTTATTCCTTCATGATACAATCTACAAATACTACAATATTCACAGGCCCTTGCAAATCCGGCATCACATTTCAGGTAATACTGATATTCTGCTAAAGTAGAGATTTTATTTAATTCTATAAGAGTAGCTTTTTCTTgttccttttaaccaaaaactaacgggttttttcttcttttggcttgGATAATGAGAAGATTGATGGGACTATTATGCCACCGGATGGACCCGATTCATGGCCAATAACAAGTAGTAAGAAACAATGGCTGGTTTTCTATAGAATCAATGGAATGTCATTGCAAGGGGGTGGTGTCATAGATGGCAGAGGAGAGAAATGGTGGAATCTTCCATGCAAACCACACAAAGTAAGACcttttaccccccccccccccccccccccctcttctaATATCACTTTTTGACTTCACCACCACTGCAAATTTGTTTACTTATTTGCTGTATATCAATGTAACAGGCACCTAATGGGAAAACACTGCCTAGTGTTTGTGATAGCCCAGTTGTAAGTGACAAACACAGTTAAAATATTTCTGGAATACTTGTTTCCATCTTTAAGAAGtgcatttcttaaaaattaatctGCAAAATTTGTGATGCAGGCCATAAGATTCTTCATGAGTTCCAATTTGACAGTCCAAGGACTTGAAGTTAAGAACAGCCCCAAATTTCATTTACGTTTTGACGTTTGTCAAGACGTCGATATAGAGTTGCTCAACATAAACTCACCTGCTCAAAGTCCCAACACCGATGGAATTCACATCGAGAAcacaaaaaatgtcaaaatatataattcagTTATATCCACTGGTAACTATATAGATATCAATTTTTCATGTCTCTGCCATGTTCTACTTCAGAGACTCACAGTGCTTTTTGGTTATTTACCTTCCTTGTATAGGTGATGACTGTGTATCAATTGGAGCTGGTTGTTATAATGTAGATATAAGGAACATAACTTGCGGTCCAAGTCATGGAATAAGGTAACAAAGTGCTTTCATAGAAAAAAAACTccaatatttgtaatttttgccTCAATAATTTTTACAGTTTTCTTTTATATCTTTAAAGCTTATTCATTGTCCCTACTTTGTGCAAGTTTTTGCTTAACATAATTGTAACTTGATCCTCTTCAATGGGTGCAGTATTGGCAGCCTAGGCGTTCGAAACTCCCGGGCATGTGTTTCTAACATCACAGTGAGTGATTCGGTCATCAGGCATTCGGATAATGGTGTTAGGATCAAAACTTGGCAGGGTGGATTAGGTTCTGTATCTAAAGTGACATTCCATAACATATACATGGACACAGTCCGAAACCCAATTATCATAGACCAATACTACTGCCTCACCAAGCATTGTCCCAACCAAACCTCTGCAGTTTCCATTTCTGATATCTTGTACTCAAACATAAAAGGCACATATGATGTAAGAAGCCCTCCAATGCGTTTTGCTTGCAGTGACTCTTTCCCATGCACAAACCTCACACTTTCTGAAGTGGAACTACTTCCTATCAAATCACAAGTTGTGTCAAACCCATTTTGCTGGAATGCTTATGGGACTATGCAGACACTTACTATTCCACCAGTTTTCTGCTTGTTGGAGGGACTACCACAATCAATGCAACAGAGTGATTCTGCTGGGTGTT contains these protein-coding regions:
- the LOC126716698 gene encoding polygalacturonase At1g48100-like produces the protein MILPRILILVCLFSSCVSFPLIQDKLNSYTKQKHLHTISRISLPPDPAPEAVSPSYNVDSASNITTFNVQSFGAIGDGVTDDTQAFKMAWDTACQAEKSGILLVPKGYSFMIQSTNTTIFTGPCKSGITFQIDGTIMPPDGPDSWPITSSKKQWLVFYRINGMSLQGGGVIDGRGEKWWNLPCKPHKAPNGKTLPSVCDSPVAIRFFMSSNLTVQGLEVKNSPKFHLRFDVCQDVDIELLNINSPAQSPNTDGIHIENTKNVKIYNSVISTGDDCVSIGAGCYNVDIRNITCGPSHGISIGSLGVRNSRACVSNITVSDSVIRHSDNGVRIKTWQGGLGSVSKVTFHNIYMDTVRNPIIIDQYYCLTKHCPNQTSAVSISDILYSNIKGTYDVRSPPMRFACSDSFPCTNLTLSEVELLPIKSQVVSNPFCWNAYGTMQTLTIPPVFCLLEGLPQSMQQSDSAGC